A portion of the Chondrinema litorale genome contains these proteins:
- the rsxE gene encoding electron transport complex subunit RsxE, with product MEKTISSRENFLKGFIRENPVFSLLLGLCPTLGVTSTAINGLGMGLATTFVLLMSNTVIALVKNLIPDKVRIPSFIVIIASFVTIVDLVMAGFLPALHAQLGLFIPLIVVNCIVLGRAEAFASRNTVASSAVDGLGMGLGFAFALTILGTVREVIGSLSIFGWKFMEGDGLLVFVLAPGAFIALGFLIAIVNWYKRMQDKAAVENKKEVAA from the coding sequence ATGGAAAAGACAATTTCATCCAGAGAAAATTTTTTAAAAGGCTTTATTCGTGAAAATCCGGTTTTCAGTTTATTACTCGGATTGTGCCCAACATTAGGAGTTACTTCCACCGCCATAAACGGATTGGGTATGGGCTTGGCAACGACCTTTGTATTGCTGATGTCTAACACGGTAATTGCCCTAGTTAAAAACCTGATTCCAGATAAAGTAAGAATCCCATCATTTATCGTAATTATCGCCTCATTCGTAACCATTGTCGATTTGGTAATGGCAGGTTTCTTACCAGCATTACATGCACAATTGGGTTTATTTATTCCATTAATCGTGGTGAACTGTATCGTGTTGGGTAGAGCGGAAGCTTTTGCTTCAAGAAATACAGTGGCTTCATCTGCGGTAGATGGTTTGGGTATGGGGTTAGGTTTTGCTTTTGCCCTCACCATTTTAGGAACTGTAAGAGAGGTAATCGGTAGTCTTTCCATCTTCGGTTGGAAATTTATGGAAGGTGATGGCTTATTGGTATTTGTGTTGGCACCGGGAGCTTTTATCGCTTTGGGATTCTTAATTGCCATTGTGAACTGGTATAAAAGAATGCAGGATAAAGCCGCAGTAGAAAATAAAAAAGAAGTAGCCGCATAG
- a CDS encoding TPM domain-containing protein, whose translation MKVISFFIFFISFNYCIAQSIKEYAESFKSKGSVNDYADLLNTEEENDLTKQIDSLKNLSKVEYAVCILEELKGYDKRELATAIGNSWGVGQSDKNNGVLILISKLDKEVFVATGTGTEKHLANEEVQSIIDIYILPELKNGHFYNGISNGISHIELKLNETNIASSNKANYWKYSLLIILIVGLLAYIIYDYKKIGGFDPETKKYSKKRFGNFGGFNGGDTGGGSFGGGGAGGSYGGDGGD comes from the coding sequence ATGAAAGTAATTTCATTTTTTATATTCTTTATTTCTTTCAACTATTGTATTGCCCAGTCGATAAAAGAATATGCCGAATCATTTAAAAGTAAAGGTTCTGTAAATGACTATGCTGACCTATTAAATACAGAAGAAGAAAATGATTTAACCAAACAAATTGATTCACTTAAAAACCTTTCAAAAGTTGAATATGCTGTTTGCATTTTGGAAGAATTAAAAGGCTATGACAAAAGGGAACTCGCAACTGCTATCGGTAATAGCTGGGGAGTTGGTCAAAGCGATAAAAACAATGGTGTACTTATATTAATTTCGAAATTAGATAAAGAAGTCTTTGTTGCAACTGGTACTGGTACAGAAAAACACTTAGCTAATGAGGAAGTCCAAAGTATCATTGACATTTACATTTTACCTGAATTAAAAAATGGGCATTTCTATAATGGAATATCAAATGGTATTTCTCACATTGAATTAAAACTGAATGAAACTAACATAGCTAGTTCTAATAAAGCTAATTACTGGAAATATTCACTACTAATTATTTTAATTGTTGGGCTCCTTGCTTATATAATTTACGATTACAAAAAAATAGGTGGGTTTGATCCAGAAACCAAGAAGTATTCAAAAAAACGATTTGGAAATTTTGGTGGATTTAATGGAGGTGACACTGGAGGAGGAAGTTTCGGTGGCGGAGGTGCAGGTGGTAGCTATGGAGGAGATGGTGGCGATTAA
- a CDS encoding 3' terminal RNA ribose 2'-O-methyltransferase Hen1 has translation MLLNITTTHYPATDLGYLLHKHPDRFQSVDLSVGKVHIFYPECTEEKATVSILLDIDSVDMVKKAKVKGNEGFALGHYVNDRPYVVSSLMSVALSKAFSSAMNGKCKDKPELIDQKLPIEVEIPTLPAPAGGETLIRNLFEPLGYDVEVKRHRLDEKFKEWGDSKYYSVVLKNMVTVKDLLSHLYVLIPALDNDKHYFVSEDEVEKLLKRGEGWLHAHPKKDNITRRYLLNLKSLTREAFSRINEEEGILENEDQAVNTELKKKKETLHQKRLNLVVEKLLETSAARILDLGCGEGKLIKLLMKHKQFSEIHGMDVSYRELIKAKQNLHFDELAPRMQEKLNLFQGSLTYRDQRLAGFDAAAVVEVIEHMDLNRLKAFERVLFEFAKPNVVVLTTPNKEYNTMFEGMSDDAMRHDDHRFEWTREEFKNWVEKIAENYAYSFEIFPIGDEEVNVGAPSQMVVFKNGN, from the coding sequence ATGTTGTTAAATATTACTACCACACATTATCCTGCAACTGATCTAGGTTATTTGCTTCACAAACATCCAGATCGATTTCAAAGTGTAGATTTATCTGTTGGTAAAGTGCATATTTTTTATCCCGAATGTACCGAAGAAAAAGCCACTGTTAGTATCCTCTTGGATATAGATTCTGTGGATATGGTGAAGAAGGCAAAAGTGAAAGGTAATGAAGGTTTTGCTTTGGGGCATTATGTAAATGATAGACCTTATGTGGTTTCGTCTTTAATGAGTGTGGCTTTGTCTAAAGCTTTTTCTTCAGCAATGAATGGCAAATGTAAAGATAAACCAGAGCTTATCGATCAAAAGCTGCCTATTGAAGTAGAAATACCCACTTTGCCAGCCCCTGCCGGTGGAGAAACACTTATCAGAAATTTGTTTGAGCCTTTAGGTTACGATGTGGAGGTTAAGCGCCATCGATTAGATGAAAAATTTAAAGAATGGGGCGATAGCAAGTATTATTCTGTAGTGCTTAAAAACATGGTGACAGTAAAAGATTTGCTTTCTCACTTGTATGTGCTCATTCCTGCATTAGATAATGATAAACATTATTTTGTAAGTGAAGATGAAGTTGAAAAGCTTTTAAAAAGAGGTGAAGGTTGGTTGCATGCTCATCCTAAAAAAGATAATATAACTCGCAGGTATTTGCTCAATTTGAAATCACTAACTCGCGAAGCTTTCTCTAGAATTAATGAAGAAGAAGGTATTTTGGAAAATGAGGATCAAGCAGTAAATACAGAATTAAAGAAGAAAAAAGAAACTTTACATCAGAAACGATTAAATCTGGTAGTAGAAAAATTGCTTGAAACTTCTGCGGCTCGCATACTCGATCTTGGTTGTGGCGAGGGCAAGTTGATTAAGTTACTTATGAAGCATAAGCAGTTTTCGGAGATTCATGGAATGGATGTGAGTTACAGAGAATTGATAAAGGCAAAGCAAAATTTGCATTTCGATGAGTTGGCTCCGAGAATGCAAGAAAAGTTAAATCTATTTCAAGGTTCGCTTACTTACAGAGATCAGCGATTAGCCGGTTTTGATGCTGCGGCAGTGGTAGAGGTAATTGAGCATATGGATTTAAACAGGTTGAAAGCTTTTGAAAGAGTGCTTTTTGAGTTTGCCAAACCCAATGTAGTGGTGCTAACTACACCGAATAAAGAATATAATACAATGTTTGAAGGTATGTCTGATGATGCGATGCGTCATGACGACCACCGTTTCGAATGGACAAGAGAAGAATTTAAAAATTGGGTGGAAAAGATTGCTGAAAATTACGCTTACAGTTTTGAGATTTTTCCGATAGGAGACGAAGAAGTTAATGTTGGTGCACCTTCACAAATGGTTGTTTTTAAAAATGGAAATTAA
- a CDS encoding RnfABCDGE type electron transport complex subunit D, translating to MNAKLLTVAPSPHVHQEQSVKKIMYGVIIAMLPALLVSVYVFGIIALYVSAVAVASCIVFEYAIQKYLLKETPDVSDGSAIITGLLLAFNVPSNLPWYIIVIGSLVAIGIGKMSFGGLGGNPFNPALVGRVFLLISFPVQMTSWPLAANAFFEIDGVTGATLLGAVKEGLKNGESVQTLMENAPSYTQMLLGYQGGSLGEISAIAILLGFGWMLYKKIITWHTTVSMLVSIALFSGIFWLVNPGMYLNPMVHLLTGGVMLGAVFMATDYVTSPVTHKGQILFGVGIGLITVLIRCFGSYPEGVSFAILIMNAFVPMIDKYVKPHRFGATSLKSSRK from the coding sequence ATGAATGCGAAATTACTAACAGTAGCTCCTTCTCCCCATGTTCATCAGGAACAGTCGGTGAAAAAAATCATGTACGGTGTAATTATTGCCATGCTGCCTGCTTTGCTGGTTTCAGTGTATGTTTTCGGTATCATTGCTTTGTATGTAAGTGCAGTTGCAGTCGCATCCTGTATTGTTTTCGAATATGCCATCCAAAAATATCTATTAAAAGAAACTCCAGATGTGTCTGATGGTTCGGCGATTATTACTGGTTTACTATTGGCTTTTAATGTGCCTTCTAACTTGCCTTGGTACATCATCGTAATTGGTAGTTTAGTCGCCATTGGTATCGGTAAAATGTCTTTTGGTGGTTTAGGTGGAAATCCATTTAATCCGGCACTGGTTGGTAGGGTTTTCCTTCTCATCTCTTTTCCAGTTCAAATGACTAGCTGGCCTTTAGCTGCCAATGCTTTTTTTGAGATTGATGGAGTAACCGGAGCCACACTTTTAGGAGCGGTAAAAGAAGGTTTAAAAAACGGAGAGAGTGTACAAACCCTGATGGAAAATGCACCGAGTTACACACAAATGCTTTTGGGTTATCAAGGAGGTTCTTTGGGAGAAATATCTGCCATAGCCATTTTACTAGGCTTCGGTTGGATGCTCTATAAGAAAATAATTACATGGCATACCACAGTGAGTATGCTAGTTTCGATTGCCTTGTTTAGCGGTATTTTCTGGTTGGTTAATCCAGGTATGTATCTAAACCCAATGGTACATTTATTAACTGGTGGTGTGATGTTAGGTGCTGTTTTTATGGCAACCGATTATGTAACCTCGCCAGTTACGCATAAAGGTCAAATACTTTTTGGTGTAGGTATCGGCTTAATCACTGTGTTGATCAGATGTTTTGGTAGTTACCCAGAAGGTGTTTCATTCGCCATTCTCATTATGAATGCCTTTGTGCCTATGATCGACAAATATGTTAAACCACATCGCTTTGGTGCCACATCATTAAAATCTTCAAGAAAATGA
- a CDS encoding TlpA family protein disulfide reductase, with the protein MYIPTKYLTFFTLKCQHFWVLYQKKVILSLGLFMLNLNKYIFVIILLLSIKLKGHCQDDTNHILISIELPAKTGFLLNLYNDNLVAYPVDFQNTTADTKTIKQYIPRTQVHQEILYFSTLAKVHQYFIVDEQYSEVNFEYEPQNKTLIPASQSIADHSAFDRNYDEFMSRFVRKDRVKNRNYNIEKEKEELKKLYLSYNKTYKSDPFLTKLNTIKYYNTLQLLAPDDSNLHEFLHNVSDSTLFVQNMRGLFFVYIKNNFDSLNFEHLNTENYSDAFIKYFSIGTYSFLSNKAFKDNPKYQPLIDWFITSEFYKSNPDRIRKNILPVDKVAFKKQLQKLTLQDVFQDDFSIEQITKKIPADFYLLDFWATWCKPCIEGFKIIEDLDLPENLQVINISLDQNEYEQKWQEMSQSLNLKNSYHLPKDYFGSQEFFQLLELKSVPRYILIYKDMNLIDEAFYQPHQPEFIKKLRAYCRSK; encoded by the coding sequence ATGTATATTCCTACTAAATATTTGACTTTTTTTACTCTAAAATGCCAACATTTTTGGGTTTTATACCAAAAAAAAGTGATTTTATCACTAGGTTTATTTATGCTAAACTTAAACAAATACATTTTTGTAATTATACTATTGCTAAGTATAAAGCTAAAAGGCCATTGTCAAGATGATACAAATCACATCTTAATATCAATAGAATTACCCGCAAAAACAGGGTTTTTATTAAATCTATATAATGACAATTTAGTTGCATATCCTGTAGATTTCCAAAACACTACAGCAGATACAAAAACTATCAAACAATATATTCCTCGAACGCAAGTGCATCAAGAAATACTATATTTTAGTACGCTAGCAAAAGTTCACCAATATTTCATAGTTGATGAACAATATAGTGAGGTAAACTTTGAATATGAACCGCAGAACAAAACTCTAATTCCAGCAAGTCAATCCATAGCTGACCATTCAGCTTTTGACAGAAATTATGATGAATTTATGTCGAGGTTTGTTAGAAAAGATAGAGTTAAGAATCGCAATTATAATATAGAAAAGGAAAAAGAGGAGCTTAAAAAACTGTATCTATCCTACAACAAGACTTATAAAAGCGATCCTTTTTTAACAAAGTTGAACACTATAAAATATTACAATACTCTACAACTTTTAGCCCCTGATGATTCAAACCTACATGAGTTTTTACATAATGTCAGTGATTCAACTTTATTTGTCCAAAACATGAGGGGGTTATTTTTTGTATACATCAAAAATAATTTTGATAGCCTAAATTTTGAGCATTTAAATACAGAGAATTATAGTGATGCATTTATCAAATATTTCTCTATTGGTACTTATAGTTTTTTAAGTAATAAAGCATTTAAAGATAACCCAAAATATCAACCCTTAATTGACTGGTTTATAACATCAGAGTTTTACAAGAGTAATCCCGACCGTATAAGAAAAAATATTTTACCAGTAGATAAAGTGGCCTTCAAAAAGCAACTTCAAAAATTGACGCTACAAGATGTTTTCCAGGATGACTTCAGCATTGAACAAATTACTAAAAAAATTCCAGCCGATTTTTACTTGCTGGATTTTTGGGCTACTTGGTGCAAGCCATGTATAGAAGGTTTTAAAATAATAGAGGACCTCGACCTGCCTGAAAATTTGCAAGTAATTAATATTAGTCTTGACCAAAATGAATACGAGCAGAAATGGCAAGAAATGAGTCAAAGCTTAAATTTGAAAAATAGCTACCACCTTCCTAAAGATTACTTTGGCTCTCAAGAATTTTTTCAGCTATTAGAATTAAAGTCTGTACCTCGGTATATCTTAATATATAAAGATATGAACCTAATTGATGAGGCTTTTTATCAGCCACACCAACCTGAGTTTATCAAAAAGTTACGGGCTTATTGCAGGAGCAAGTAG
- the rsxA gene encoding electron transport complex subunit RsxA — protein MEYFIIIISAIFINNIIFSQFLGICPFLGVSGKSSTAIGMSGAVMFVMTIATIVTYLLQHYVLEPFGITFLQTVAYILIIASLVQMVEIILKKVSPAMYQALGVFLPLITTNCAILGVALLVVQKDFNLLQSVIFAVSSAAGFGLAIVLFAGIRERLEFSELPEGMKGVPAALLVAGILSMAFMGFSGMV, from the coding sequence ATGGAATATTTTATCATCATCATATCCGCGATATTTATTAATAACATCATCTTCTCACAATTTTTGGGAATTTGTCCTTTCCTTGGTGTTTCTGGTAAGAGTTCAACCGCAATTGGGATGAGTGGAGCTGTTATGTTTGTAATGACTATCGCCACCATCGTAACTTACTTGTTGCAACACTATGTGCTCGAACCTTTCGGTATCACATTTTTGCAAACAGTGGCTTACATTCTCATTATCGCTTCGCTGGTGCAAATGGTAGAAATTATACTTAAAAAAGTGAGCCCTGCCATGTATCAGGCTTTGGGTGTATTTCTTCCATTAATCACTACCAACTGTGCGATTTTAGGTGTGGCTCTTTTGGTTGTGCAAAAAGATTTTAACTTGTTACAAAGTGTCATTTTTGCGGTGTCTAGTGCTGCTGGGTTTGGTTTAGCCATCGTACTTTTTGCCGGAATAAGAGAAAGACTCGAATTCTCAGAGTTACCAGAAGGCATGAAGGGCGTACCCGCTGCATTATTAGTAGCAGGTATACTTTCTATGGCATTTATGGGATTCTCAGGAATGGTTTAA
- a CDS encoding RnfABCDGE type electron transport complex subunit G: MKKKESSFINMFLTLAVVTLVASASLGFVYDLTKGPIAKAQLEKQKAAISDVLPGFDNNPIDEAVSFAVANSSQADSLLFYPVKKENELLGYAVKTVSAKGYSGEIWLMVGINQQGEVKNIAVLDHKETPGLGSKISTENFKNQFEGITSSSSDIKVKKDGGEIDAISGATISSRAVCEAVEKALVTWKENAN, translated from the coding sequence ATGAAAAAGAAAGAATCTTCATTTATCAATATGTTTTTAACACTGGCAGTGGTAACACTGGTGGCTTCAGCATCACTTGGGTTTGTGTATGATTTAACAAAAGGTCCCATTGCCAAAGCACAACTCGAAAAGCAAAAAGCTGCTATTTCAGATGTGTTACCGGGTTTTGATAACAATCCGATTGATGAAGCTGTGAGTTTTGCCGTAGCCAATAGTAGTCAGGCAGATAGCTTGTTGTTTTATCCGGTAAAGAAAGAAAATGAATTATTGGGTTATGCAGTAAAAACAGTTTCTGCCAAAGGTTATAGTGGCGAAATTTGGTTAATGGTAGGCATCAATCAACAAGGCGAGGTTAAAAACATTGCCGTACTCGACCATAAAGAAACACCGGGTCTCGGTTCAAAAATCAGTACTGAAAATTTTAAAAATCAATTTGAAGGAATTACTTCAAGTTCTTCAGATATAAAAGTGAAAAAAGACGGAGGTGAAATTGATGCAATCTCAGGAGCAACCATTTCTTCTAGAGCAGTTTGCGAGGCTGTAGAAAAAGCATTAGTCACCTGGAAAGAAAATGCAAACTAA
- a CDS encoding universal stress protein, protein MNNILVSIDFDDCDQLIIDKAIELGKAFNAKLWVIHIAAPDPDFVGYDAGPQNERDFRANTLKKEHKQLNDYALQINAQGIKTESLLIQGSTIEMVIEEAKKLNADLIIIGHQEHSFFYKAFFGSVSEQIINKSKIPVLVVPM, encoded by the coding sequence ATGAATAACATATTAGTTTCCATCGACTTTGATGATTGCGATCAACTTATAATTGATAAAGCAATTGAACTAGGTAAAGCTTTTAATGCTAAGTTATGGGTGATTCATATCGCTGCACCAGACCCCGATTTTGTTGGTTATGATGCAGGCCCACAAAACGAAAGGGATTTTAGAGCCAATACCCTCAAGAAAGAACATAAGCAATTAAATGATTATGCGCTCCAAATAAATGCGCAAGGTATAAAAACTGAAAGTCTGCTCATCCAAGGCTCTACTATTGAAATGGTAATTGAAGAGGCCAAGAAATTAAATGCAGACTTAATTATTATTGGTCACCAAGAACACAGTTTCTTTTACAAAGCATTCTTTGGTAGTGTGTCTGAGCAAATTATTAACAAGTCTAAGATTCCCGTTCTGGTTGTTCCTATGTAA